The stretch of DNA GCCACGCGCTGATTCACTGCCGCACCCTGGAGAAGGCTCTGGAACGCGGCTTATTATTTTATAGCCTATTCCCGCAGGGTCCGCGCTGGCGTCTGACACGTGAAGGAGAAATGGCCCGCCTGAGCCTGGACGATTCGCAGCTCTGGGACCCGGATCACTTCCTCAGCGAATGCCTGCTGGTGATCTGGCATCGCCTCGGCAGTTGGCTGATTGGCCAGCGCATCCGCCTGCACCAGGCCACCTTCAGCTACCCGACGCCGCCCCACGCCGGTGAGTACGACTTGCTGTTCCCCTGCCCACAGGTATTCGCGGCGCCCACCAGCAGCCTGGTGTTCCCCAGCCGCTACCTGAGCCTGCCGTTGTTGCAGGACGAGCGCACCCTCAAGCATTTCCTCGAACGCTCCCCGGCCGACCTGCTGTCGCGGCCGGATGAAGGCGACAGCCTGAGCAGCCAGTTGCGCCGCCTATTGAGCCGCGACCGCACGCCCTGGCCCGACCTCGAAGCCGTCGCCCAGCACCTGCATATCAGCCCGCAGACCCTGCGTCGGCATTTGCGGGAGGAAGGCACCAGCTTTCAGGCGCTCAAGGATGAGTTGCGCCGGGACATTGCGATCTATCATTTGGGGCGGGCGGATTTGTCGTTGCAGGAGATCGCCGAGCAGCTGGGGTTTTCCGAACCGTCGGCGTTTCATCGGGCGTTCAAGAAGTGGACCGGGTTGACGCCGGGGGCCTATAGAGCACAAGAAACCTAGGTGTGTATTGATGCGACTGGCCTCTTCGCGAGCAAGCCCGCTCCCACATTTGACCGAGTTCCACCTTGGGAATGCCATCGAATGTGGGAGCGGGCTTGCTCGCGAAGAGGCCGGCACAGCCAATAAAGATCAAACAGCCGGGAAGTGGATCTTGAACGCAGCCCCACCCAGCGGTGAATCCCCAAGGGTCAGCCGGGCGCCATAGCTTTCAATGATGTCCTTGACCACCGCCAGGCCAATCCCCTGCCCCGGATGCTGGCGGTCGAGCCGCTCGCCCCGCTGCAGGATGCGCGCACGCTGGTCCGGCGGCACGCCGGGGCCATCGTCTTCGATGCACAACTCGGTGCCCTCCAGGCTTTCCTGCAAGGTGATGCGCACTTCGCTCAGGCACAGGCGGTAGGCGTTCTCCAGCAGGTTGCCGAGCAGTTCCAGCAAGGCGCCCTTCTCGATCGGCACGTCGCATTCGTCCGGCAGTTCAAAGGCGACCTTCACGCCCTTATCGCGATAAACCTTGTCCAGCGTGTCGCACAGGCTTTGCAGCACCGGCTCCAGCCGCACCTGGTGGCGCACCAGGCCGCTTTTACGCAGGCTGGCGCGCTGCAATTGGTAGCTGATCTGCTGGCTCATGCGTTCGATCTGCGATTGCAGTACCCAGGCCTGGTCCCGATCTTCGGGGCGCTGGGCCATGTCTTCACTCACGCCTTGCAACACCGCCAACGGGGTTTTCAGGCTGTGGGCCAGGTCATCCAGGGAATCGCGGTAACGGGTGCGTTGCTCCCGCTCGCTGTGGAGCAACCGGTTCAGGGAGCCGGTCAGGCGCAGCAGCTCGCGCGGGTGTTGCTCGCTGAGGCTTTCCCGGGTACCGCCTTCGATTTCATCCAGTTCCTGGCTCAGCCGGCGCAGCGCCTGCAGGCCCCAGGTCAGGCCCAGCCACAACAGGGTCAGCAGCACCAGCAAGGCGGCGCCGAAGCCCAGGTAGAGGTTTTCCCGCAGGCCTTCGAGGGTCAGTTGGTATTCACGCACCGGTTGCAGGGCGACGATACTGAACGCCGCGCTCTTGCCGCCCAGCAGCTTGACCTCGACGTCATAGACAAAAAATTCCTGGCCGTTGGCCTCGCGGATCCGCGCAAATTCGTTACCGCGCCCGTCATAGCGCGGCTTGTAGTTGATGTTTTCTTCCTGGGTGGCGCGCGACCGCCAGACCAGATGGCCTTCGCGGTCATAGATGTAGCCCAGCAGGCGGCTGTCGGTGAGGTTGAAACGCTCGTCCGGCAGCTGCGCGGGCATCAGCAGGCGATTGTTTTCAACCCGGGCAGCCGAAATCAGCGTGGTGACATCCGACGCCAGGCGCTGCTCGATGGAGTCCTGCAGGGCCAGGCTGAAGGCGCCCTGCATGGCCGGCAACAAGGCCAGCATAAACAGCACGGCCAGGATGGTGGCCGCGAGCATCAAACGTACACGTAGCGAGCGAATCAACGGCAGCGCTCATTGAACAGGTAGCCCAGGCCACGCACGGTGTCGATCGGCTTGAAACCCGCCGGGCCTTCCAGCTTGCGGCGCAGGCGGCCCACCAGCACTTCGATTACGTTCGGATCACGCTCGTCGTCATCGGGGTAGAGCTGTTCCATCAGGCGGTCCTTGGCGACCACTTGCTGGTGATGCCGCATCAGGTATTCGAGGATGCGGTATTCGTAGGCGGTCAGCGCCAGTGGCTGTTCGTCGAGGGACGCCTGCTTGCGATTGAGGTCCAGCAGCAACGGCCCGGCGACGATGGTGGATTGGGTGAAACCGCTGGAGCGGCGCAACAGTGCGTTCATCCGCGCTTCCAGCTCTTCGAACTGGAACGGCTTGACCACGTAGTCGTCGGCACCTGCTGCCAGGCCTTCAACCTTGTCCTGCCAGTTGCCACGGGCGGTCAGGATCAGGATCGGGAAGGTCTTGGCCTGGGCGCGCAATTGGCGGATCAGGTCCAGGCCGCCCATGCCGGGCAGGCCCAAATCGATGATCGCCAGGTCGTGGTTGAATTGCCCGGTCTGGTACAGCGCCTCTTCGGCATTGGCGACGGCCTCGACCACGTGACCGCTGTCGGTAAGGCGGGTCAACAGGTGATGGCGCAGCAACGCCTCATCTTCGACAACCAGCAATTTCATAAAGCTCTCCAAGGCAAATCAACTTTCCAACTGGGGTATATCATAGCGGCCCTGCAGGTCTTGCTGGCGCAATTTACTGCCGTTGAAGTGACCTGACAGGTTTTCGTTGCCCACGCGATAGTCTGACTGCGGGGTGTGCTGGCCCAGGGACTGGCCCCATGGAGCCGCCTGTTCACCGGCATCCTCGAAGCTCACCCGCTGGAGAAGGCTGTAGGGCTTTTTGCTCTTCTCCTTGGAGAAACCCGCGAAACTCGAATCAGAGGCCTGGACGCCAGCGGTGGCGCTGAGCATGGTTAAGGCCAACATCAGCTTCTTGATCGCAGTCATGGTGCTACCTCATACGCTTGGGCTTTGGGTACGGGGCCAGACTACGCAGACGCCCCTGAACTCCCCCTGAACACTCTCTGAACCTGGGCTGAACCGAGGCCGGCTACTGTGTAAAGAGTTATTTACGTATCCCCGGCCGCAGGCTATCCAGCGGCCCTGCAACTCGGCAAAATACCCGGCATGAATTCCCTACCCGCCTGCTGCACCCCACTTGACGCCCATTGGCCGTTGCCCGATGCCTTGCCCGGCACGGTCTTGCTGAGCACCCGTTTTGACCCGGCCCTGCTGGCCATCGGCGATTTCCAGCGCAGCGCCGTGCCGCCACCCGCGAGCATCCAGCGTTCGGTGGCCAAGCGGCAGGCGGAGTTCTTGGCCGGTCGCCTGTGCGCCCGCGCGGCCCTGCAACAGCTGGACGGGCTGGATTGCGTGCCGGCGATCGGCGAGGACCGCGCGCCGGTCTGGCCCGCGCACATCAGCGGTTCGATCACCCACAGCACCGGCCATGCAGCGGCCATCGTCGCCCACAAGTCACAGTGGCGCGGGCTGGGGATGGACCTGGAGAACCTGCTGACCCTGGAGCGGGCGGAACGCCTGGCCGGGGAGATCCTCACACCGGATGAATTGCTGCGCATGGCCGCCGGGCCGCGGGAGCAGGTTGCGCAACTGGTGACGCTGACGTTTTCGGCGAAAGAGAGCCTGTTCAAGGCGCTCTACCCGATCGTGCAGAAGCGCTTTTATTTTGAGCATGCCGAGTTGCTGGAGTGGTCGGATACCGGCCATGCGCGGCTGCGGTTGCTGACGGACTTGTCCGCAGAATGGTGCCATGGTAAGGAACTGGAGGCGCAGTTTGCGGTGGATGAGGGGCAGTTGTTGAGCCTGGTGGCCGTCCAGGCCTAGACCTTCTCCTGATCCCGTGGCCAACTCAGGCTGAAACACGCGCCACCCAGATTGTTGCTCTTGCTGATCAACGCCCGGCCGCCGTGCCAATAGATGATCCGCCGCACAATGGATAACCCCAGGCCGTGCCCACCCGACGCGCGGGTCCGGCTATCATCCAGGCGCAGGAACGGCGTGAAAATCCGCTCCCAGGCACTTTCCGGTACGCCCGGCCCGTCGTCTTCCACGTCGATGCGGCAACGCACCTGGCCCACCTGGTAACTGATCAGCACCTGCCCCTGGGCGTGGCGCATGGCGTTGCTCACCAGGTTTTGCAGGGCACGGTGCAGGTAACGCGGCTCGGCCTCCACCCATGCATCGTCCCAATGCGCCGAGGACAGGCAGATGCCCCGCGCCACGTTGATTTCCGGGCGCAGCGGTGACAGTTCATCAATTACCTGATCCAGCAACGCATTGAGGTCGACCCGCTGGAAATTCAGTGCCGGCGCCCCCTGTTCCAGCCGCGCGTAGGTGAGCATTTCGTCCACCAGGCCATCGAGGTCCTGGATGTCGCTGTCCATGCCCTCCATATACTTGCGCCGCGCTTCAGGCGTGGCCGCGTCGCCGATCATCTCCAGGCCGAACCGCAGGCGCGCCACCGGGGTGCGCAGTTCATGGGACACCGCCCGCACCAGTTCGCGCTGGATCGCCAACAGGCGTTGCAGGTGCTCGGCCATGCCATTGAACGCTGCCGCCAGGCGCCCCACCGAATCGGCGCCGCGGGCCGGCACCCGCACTTCCAGGCTGCCTTTGGCAATGCGCGTGGCGGCGGCTTCCAGGCCACTCAAGCGCCGCTCCAGCTGGCGCACCAATAAATAGACGATCAAGCCGATCAAGGTCAGGCTGATCAGCGCAATCAGGATCAGCCATTGCGCCGGGTACGGATTCATCTGATACAGCGGGCCGATTTCCAGGACCCACGGCGTGCCGACCATGCCGGCAAATACCCGGATCGAATCCCCACCCTTGCCCAGGGCCATCACGGTATCGCCTTCGGACACGCGGCGGCGCTGGTCTTCGTCCATATCAGCCTGATTGAGCATCACCAGGTGCATCTCGAAACCAAAGCCCTTGGCTTCCTTCAGGTCTGCGAGTTTCTGCGGTTGCTCCGCCACCGGGAAACGCACCAGCTCATCGGCCAGCAGGTAAATCGTCGCGCGGGCCAGTTGTTCGCTGATTTGCTGCACTTCACCGGTCAGCAACAGTTGCTCCTGGTCACTGACCAAGCGCAGCACCCTGGCCGCGTGAGGCCCGGTTTGCTCCACCAACACCTGGCCGCGTTGCAGACGGCTACGCTGGGTCAGGTCCAGGTGCGCCTCCGCCACGGTCTGCAATTGCAGCGGGATACCCAGCAAGCGCTCCCACACTGCCAGGGCGCGGCGGCGCTCGATGGCACTCATGGGTTGCAGGTTGTCGCCCATCAGCGCGAAGGTGCCGTGGGCCAGGCGCTCGCGGTACTGGCCGCTGCGCACTTCATTGAGCAGGTGCAAGGCCAGTACGCCAAGCAACGCCACCAGAATCAGCGCCGCGCACATGCCGCCGTAGATGCGCAGGAAGATTGAGTTCACGGCGTCAGGTCAGCCGCGGCTTCGGGGACGAACAGATAGCCTTTGCTGCGAATGGTCTTGATCAGGCGTGGGTGGATCGGGTCGTCGCCGATTTTCGGGCGGATGCGCGAGATGCGCACGTCGATGGAGCGGTCCTGGCCGTCATAGCCAATGCCGCGCAAGGCGGTGAAGATTTCTTCCCGGGACAGGATCCGCCCGGCATTCGCCACCAGCAACCACAGCAGGTCGAATTCGGCGCTGGTCAGTTCGATGCCGCCCTCATGCAGCCAGGCTTCACGCAGGGCGTTGTCCACCACCAGCGGGCCGAATTGCAGGCGCCGCTGTTTTTCGGGGAGTGCCGGCTCGACGCTTTCGCTGCGCCGCAGCAGGGCCTGGATGCGTGCCAGCAACAGGCGTGGACGCACGGGTTTGCACACGTAATCGTCGGCACCCATGTCCAGGCCCAGCACCTGGTCCATGTCGTCGGTGCGCGCGGTCAGCATCAGGATCACCCCGTCGTAGCGCTCGCGCACCTTGCGGCAAATGCTCAGGCCGTCTTCACCGGGCAACATCAGGTCGAGGATCACCAGGTCCGGCTGCTCGGCGATGATCCGCGCCGCCGCGAGGGCGCCATTGCCTTCCACCGACACCCGCAAGCCGTTGCTCTCCAGGTAGTCACGGGTCAACTCGGCCAGTCGCTCGTCGTCCTCGACAATCAATACCTGCCAGGCTTCTTGCTCCATGCGTTACCTCGGTTCTAATTATTGTAGGGGCGGGTTTGCCCGAGAAAACTCGAGGGCGCCGCGTTTATTCAGGTTTCCAGCGTCATCGTTGACGTCCTTCGCGGGCAAGCCCTCTCCTACAGTTGTCATGTAGGCGAGGCATAAACTGTATGGATAACCGCCGATTGTAGCAACGGGCCGGCCCTCTGCCACAAGCGCGCAAATGGGTTCGGACATCGTGTTTTTTTGTGATAGGGTTCGCGCCCGCAAAAATCCAACCGGTTGTTTTTACCTCGGAATATTCGGTGACAAACGGCGCAATCCAGCAGTACTGCGGCCTACACGGCCATTCCACGTTTCATACACATTTTACCCACAGCGTTATCCACAGGTAGTCCGTTGCTAAGCCCTCCAAAACGCATTATCTTGTAGGTCGTCGCCAAAAAAACCCTACATGTAGGGTTTTCAGCGAAAAGACCAAACACAAATCAGACAAGAAACTCAAGCTCTTTCTTGCTCCTGTTTGGTGAACTTAAGCCTTTTTCAGAAGACCAAACCGCGCACGCGGATGGCAGCCGTTTTCTGCCCCGATCAGGCGAAAACGGTACGGGTGTTGCAGTACGAAACTGTCACCCACCAGGAATACGGTAAAGAGCCCCAAGGCTTGTAACCGAAGACTTCGGCATGGAAGCGGCGCGAACAGCTCCCTTCCTCCTGTCCCGAAGTTGTTATGCCAGGCCCGTGGCCTGTTGTAAGTGCTTCAGGACGGAACGGTGGGCACCGTGATGGTGCCCAAATAAATATAGAATGTGGAGACAACCCCCCATGCAAACCGACACAACTCGCGAGAACCCGCAGGGCTCCGTGCCGCAGGCCGCTGATTCGAACCTGGATCTGTCCGCCACCGCGCCCGGCCAATTGCGTGTGATCAAGCGTAACGGCACTGTCGTTCCTTACACCGATGACAAAATCACCGTCGCGATCACCAAAGCGTTTCTTGCAGTTGAAGGCGGCACCGCTGCTGCCTCGTCGCGCATCCACGACACCGTTGCCCGCCTGACCGAACAGGTCACCGCAACCTTCAAGCGTCGCATGCCATCGGGCGGCACCATTCACATCGAAGAAATCCAGGACCAGGTCGAACTGGCCCTGATGCGTGCCGGCGAGCAGAAAGTCGCCCGCGACTACGTGATCTACCGTGACTCGCGCGCCAAGGAACGTGCCGTACGTTCCCCGGCCGAAGAAGCTGCCGTACAAGCTCACCCGTCGATCCGCATCACCCTGGCCGACGGTACGTTTGCACCGCTGGACCTGGGCCGCCTGAACACCATCATCACCGAGGCCTGCGAAGGCCTGGAAGAAGTCGATGGCGACCTGATCCAGCGCGAAACCCTGAAGAACCTGTACGACGGCGTGGCCCTGACCGACGTCAACACCGCACTGGTGATGACCGCCCGTACCCTGGTCGAGCGTGAGCCGAACTACTCGTTCGTCACCGCGCGCCTGCTGATGGACACCCTGCGTGCCGAAGGCCTGGGCTTCCTGAAAGTCGCCGACAGCGCCACCCACCACGAGATGGCCGACCTGTACGCCAAGGCCCTGCCGGCCTACATCGCCAAGGGTATCGAATTCGAATTGCTGAACCCGATTCTGGCCACCTTCGACCTGGAAAAACTCGGCAAGGCGATCAACCACGAGCGCGACCAGCAGTTCACTTACCTGGGCCTGCAAACCCTGTACGACCGTTACTTCATCCACAAGGACGGGATCCGCTTCGAACTGCCGCAAGTGTTCTTCATGCGCGTGGCCATGGGCCTGGCGATCGAAGAGAAGCAGAAAGAAGACCGTGCCATCGAGTTCTACAACCTGTTGTCGTCCTTCGACTACATGTCGTCGACCCCGACCCTGTTCAACGCCGGTACCCTGCGTCCACAGCTGTCCAGCTGCTACCTGACCACCGTGCCGGATGACCTGTCGGGCATCTACCACGCGATCCACGACAACGCCATGCTGTCCAAATTCGCTGGCGGCCTGGGTAACGACTGGACCCCGGTGCGTGCACTGGGTTCGTACATCAAGGGCACCAACGGCAAGTCCCAGGGCGTTGTACCGTTCCTCAAAGTAGTGAACGACACCGCCGTAGCCGTGAACCAGGGTGGCAAGCGCAAGGGCGCTGTATGTGCCTACCTGGAAACCTGGCACATGGACATCGAAGAGTTCATCGAGCTGCGCAAGAACACCGGTGATGACCGTCGTCGTACCCACGACATGAACACCGCCAACTGGATCCCTGACCTGTTCATGAAGCGCGTCTTCGATGACGGCAAGTGGACCCTGTTCTCGCCATCCGAAGTACCGGACCTGCACGACCTGACCGGCAAGGCTTTCGAAGAGCGCTACGAGTACTACGAAGCCCTCACCGAATACCCGGGCAAGGTCAAGCTGTTCAAGACCATCCAGGCCAAAGACCTGTGGCGCAAAATGCTCTCCATGCTGTTTGAAACCGGCCACCCATGGCTGACCTTCAAAGACCCGTGCAACCTGCGCAGCCCGCAGCAGCACGTGGGCGTGGTCCACAGCTCGAACCTGTGCACCGAGATCACCTTGAACACCAACAAGGACGAGATCGCCGTTTGCAACCTGGGCTCGATCAACCTGCCGAACCACATCGTCAACGGCAAGCTGGACACCGCCAAGCTGGAACGCACCGTGAACACCGCCGTTCGCATGCTCGATAACGTTATCGACATCAACTACTACTCGGTACCCCAGGCGCAGAACTCCAACTTCAAGCACCGTCCGGTCGGCCTGGGCATCATGGGCTTCCAGGACGCGCTGTACCTGCAGCACATTCCTTACGGTTCGGACGCTGCAGTCGAGTTCGCCGACAAGTCCATGGAAGCGGTCAGCTACTACGCGATCCAGGCTTCCTGCGACCTGGCCGACGAGCGTGGCGCCTACGAGACGTTCCAGGGTTCGCTGTGGTCCAAAGGCATCCTGCCGCTGGATTCGCAACAGATCCTGATCGAGCAACGTGGCCAGAAGTACATCGACGTTGACCTGAACGAATCCCTGGACTGGGCGCCGGTACGTGCCCGTGTGCAGAAAGGCATTCGTAACTCCAACATCATGGCCATCGCACCGACCGCCACCATCGCCAACATCACTGGCGTGTCGCAGTCGATCGAACCGACCTACCAGAACCTGTATGTGAAATCGAACCTGTCGGGCGAATTCACCGTGATCAACCCGTACCTGGTTCGCGACCTGAAAGCCCGCGGCCTGTGGGACTCGGTCATGATCAACGACCTGAAGTACTACGACGGTTCGGTGCAGCAGATCGAGCGCATCCCGCAAGAACTCAAAGAGCTCTACGCGACTGCCTTCGAAGTGGACACCAAGTGGATCGTCGACGCCGCCAGCCGTCGCCAGAAGTGGATCGACCAGGCTCAGTCGCTGAACCTGTACATCGCCGGCGCATCGGGCAAGAAGCTCGACGTGACCTACCGCATGGCCTGGTACCGTGGCCTGAAAACCACTTACTACCTCCGTGCCCTGGCTGCCACCAGCACCGAGAAGTCGACCATCAACACCGGCAAGCTGAACGCTGTTTCCAGCGGCGGCAACCACGGTGATGATTCGGTTCTCGCCGCACCTGCCGGCCCGGCGCCAGTGCCTAAAGCCTGCGCGATCGACGAGCCGGATTGCGAAGCTTGCCAATAAGCTGAGCACACCCTGGGTCTAACCACCCAAGGTTGAAAAACCCCCGATAGGCCTACGGCGTATCGGGGGTTTTCTTTTGCCTGGAACAACACCGTCGCGATTCGCGCAGGTATTTCACCTCCTTGAAAACATCGGTGGGCTTCTGGCCGACGTGCATCATGGCGGCTTTTATCGCTGAAACAGTGATGCAGTTGCCGCCAGGGCCCTGACTGAATCCGCTCCAGATATCGCCCGGTTGGCCTTGTACCGTTCCGACAGCCGTGTATCCGCCTGTGACGCCCCCACCTATAGGCGTTATCTGAACATCCAAAAAAAAGCCCCTCACGCGAGGGGCTTTTCGGTAAAGCGAGTTAAAGCGACAACATCAGGTCATCTGAATGATGGTCTGCATGATGGTGCTTTGGGTGGAGATGGTCTTGGCGTTCGCCTGATAGTTGCTCTGGGCCTTGATCAGGTCCACCAGCTCGTTGGTCAGGTTGACGTTGGAGTTCTCCAGGGAGTTGGCCACGATCGAACCCAGGGTGCCGACTTGCGGGGTATCAAAACCCGGCTGGCCCGACGCGAAGGTTTCTTTCCAGGTGGTGCCGCCGGCTGGCTGCAGGCCCTGCTCGTTGTTGAAGCTGGCCAGGGAGATCTGGCCGATGGCCTTGCTCTGCTGGTTGCTGAACGTGGCGAACAGTACGCCGCTGCCGTCGATTTTCAGCCCGGTGATTTGCCCGGTGGCGTAGCCATCGGTGGTCGGCGGGTTGCGGTAGGTGGCGGAGTTGTACTGGGTGATGTTCCCCATGTTGACGGCCACGCCGTCTGCGTTGGCGGCCGCACCGTTAGGCGTCCAGACACCATTGACCAGGCCGCCCGGCTTCCAGTCGGAAATGGTCAGGGTGGTATTGGAAGCGGTGGCTGGCGGGGTAACGATCCCGGTCAGCTTGCCGGAGGTATCAAACGACAGCGTCGAGGCGACTGGCGCCTTCACGTCAGTACCGGTGCCGCTGATCGGCGAGCCGTCAGGGTTGCGCCCATCGATCAGGGTGTAGGACTTCCAGGTGTTGGAGTCGGTCTTCACCAGGTACTGCACCATCGGATGCGCGTTGCCCTGCGTATCGTACAGCGTGGTGGAATATTGAGTGGTGAAGCTGTCCGATTTGGTCGGATCAAACGGGTGCGCCGTCTGGTCGATCGCCGTCTCGGAGGAGTTCAGGTTACTGGTGGAATCCACCTTGCTCGAAGCCTTCGGTGGCAGGTACGACAGGTTGAGCTGCAGGTCGGTCAAGCCGCCCTTCTGGATGTTGCCATCGGCATCCGCTGCGTAGCCTTGCAGGCGCGAGGTGCCGGTGTTGTTGGTGATGTAGCCGTCCTTGTCGGCCCGGAACGCACCGTTGCGGGTGTATTCCAGCGAACCGTCGCTGCCCTTCTGCACGAAGAAGCCGCCGCCCTGGATCGCCATGTCGAGCGTGCCGCCGCTGTTGTTGACGTCACCCTGGGTGAACTGCTGGGACACGGCCGCCAGGTTCACGCCATTGCCGATGCTGTTCTGGCCGGTACCCAGCTTGGAAGCCGCGTAGATATCCGCGAATTCCGCACGGGACGACTTGAAGCCGGTGGTCGCGACGTTGGCGATGTTGTTACCCGTCACGTCCAGTTGTTTGTTGGCCGCATAGAGGCCGCTAAGGCCGATGTTAAAAGACATTGTTCTCTCCTTTTGCCGTATTTAGCCGGCTCTATGTACCGATAGTCTGAATTTGCGACAGCTTGATACTGCCCAGGCCGCCCGCCAGGTTCAGCACCATTTCAGCGCCGTTCGTGCCCAGGGTTACGCTGGTC from Pseudomonas sp. NC02 encodes:
- a CDS encoding AraC family transcriptional regulator → MRERTIASHYARAALGGARRAGYDYSGLLQQVGITAELLSEPRARIAPEQFTQLLQMLWLALDDEYLGFAEGPSKRGTFAMMCHALIHCRTLEKALERGLLFYSLFPQGPRWRLTREGEMARLSLDDSQLWDPDHFLSECLLVIWHRLGSWLIGQRIRLHQATFSYPTPPHAGEYDLLFPCPQVFAAPTSSLVFPSRYLSLPLLQDERTLKHFLERSPADLLSRPDEGDSLSSQLRRLLSRDRTPWPDLEAVAQHLHISPQTLRRHLREEGTSFQALKDELRRDIAIYHLGRADLSLQEIAEQLGFSEPSAFHRAFKKWTGLTPGAYRAQET
- a CDS encoding ATP-binding protein — protein: MIRSLRVRLMLAATILAVLFMLALLPAMQGAFSLALQDSIEQRLASDVTTLISAARVENNRLLMPAQLPDERFNLTDSRLLGYIYDREGHLVWRSRATQEENINYKPRYDGRGNEFARIREANGQEFFVYDVEVKLLGGKSAAFSIVALQPVREYQLTLEGLRENLYLGFGAALLVLLTLLWLGLTWGLQALRRLSQELDEIEGGTRESLSEQHPRELLRLTGSLNRLLHSEREQRTRYRDSLDDLAHSLKTPLAVLQGVSEDMAQRPEDRDQAWVLQSQIERMSQQISYQLQRASLRKSGLVRHQVRLEPVLQSLCDTLDKVYRDKGVKVAFELPDECDVPIEKGALLELLGNLLENAYRLCLSEVRITLQESLEGTELCIEDDGPGVPPDQRARILQRGERLDRQHPGQGIGLAVVKDIIESYGARLTLGDSPLGGAAFKIHFPAV
- a CDS encoding response regulator transcription factor, producing MKLLVVEDEALLRHHLLTRLTDSGHVVEAVANAEEALYQTGQFNHDLAIIDLGLPGMGGLDLIRQLRAQAKTFPILILTARGNWQDKVEGLAAGADDYVVKPFQFEELEARMNALLRRSSGFTQSTIVAGPLLLDLNRKQASLDEQPLALTAYEYRILEYLMRHHQQVVAKDRLMEQLYPDDDERDPNVIEVLVGRLRRKLEGPAGFKPIDTVRGLGYLFNERCR
- a CDS encoding 4'-phosphopantetheinyl transferase, whose protein sequence is MNSLPACCTPLDAHWPLPDALPGTVLLSTRFDPALLAIGDFQRSAVPPPASIQRSVAKRQAEFLAGRLCARAALQQLDGLDCVPAIGEDRAPVWPAHISGSITHSTGHAAAIVAHKSQWRGLGMDLENLLTLERAERLAGEILTPDELLRMAAGPREQVAQLVTLTFSAKESLFKALYPIVQKRFYFEHAELLEWSDTGHARLRLLTDLSAEWCHGKELEAQFAVDEGQLLSLVAVQA
- a CDS encoding ATP-binding protein, which produces MNSIFLRIYGGMCAALILVALLGVLALHLLNEVRSGQYRERLAHGTFALMGDNLQPMSAIERRRALAVWERLLGIPLQLQTVAEAHLDLTQRSRLQRGQVLVEQTGPHAARVLRLVSDQEQLLLTGEVQQISEQLARATIYLLADELVRFPVAEQPQKLADLKEAKGFGFEMHLVMLNQADMDEDQRRRVSEGDTVMALGKGGDSIRVFAGMVGTPWVLEIGPLYQMNPYPAQWLILIALISLTLIGLIVYLLVRQLERRLSGLEAAATRIAKGSLEVRVPARGADSVGRLAAAFNGMAEHLQRLLAIQRELVRAVSHELRTPVARLRFGLEMIGDAATPEARRKYMEGMDSDIQDLDGLVDEMLTYARLEQGAPALNFQRVDLNALLDQVIDELSPLRPEINVARGICLSSAHWDDAWVEAEPRYLHRALQNLVSNAMRHAQGQVLISYQVGQVRCRIDVEDDGPGVPESAWERIFTPFLRLDDSRTRASGGHGLGLSIVRRIIYWHGGRALISKSNNLGGACFSLSWPRDQEKV
- a CDS encoding response regulator yields the protein MEQEAWQVLIVEDDERLAELTRDYLESNGLRVSVEGNGALAAARIIAEQPDLVILDLMLPGEDGLSICRKVRERYDGVILMLTARTDDMDQVLGLDMGADDYVCKPVRPRLLLARIQALLRRSESVEPALPEKQRRLQFGPLVVDNALREAWLHEGGIELTSAEFDLLWLLVANAGRILSREEIFTALRGIGYDGQDRSIDVRISRIRPKIGDDPIHPRLIKTIRSKGYLFVPEAAADLTP
- a CDS encoding ribonucleoside-diphosphate reductase subunit alpha encodes the protein MQTDTTRENPQGSVPQAADSNLDLSATAPGQLRVIKRNGTVVPYTDDKITVAITKAFLAVEGGTAAASSRIHDTVARLTEQVTATFKRRMPSGGTIHIEEIQDQVELALMRAGEQKVARDYVIYRDSRAKERAVRSPAEEAAVQAHPSIRITLADGTFAPLDLGRLNTIITEACEGLEEVDGDLIQRETLKNLYDGVALTDVNTALVMTARTLVEREPNYSFVTARLLMDTLRAEGLGFLKVADSATHHEMADLYAKALPAYIAKGIEFELLNPILATFDLEKLGKAINHERDQQFTYLGLQTLYDRYFIHKDGIRFELPQVFFMRVAMGLAIEEKQKEDRAIEFYNLLSSFDYMSSTPTLFNAGTLRPQLSSCYLTTVPDDLSGIYHAIHDNAMLSKFAGGLGNDWTPVRALGSYIKGTNGKSQGVVPFLKVVNDTAVAVNQGGKRKGAVCAYLETWHMDIEEFIELRKNTGDDRRRTHDMNTANWIPDLFMKRVFDDGKWTLFSPSEVPDLHDLTGKAFEERYEYYEALTEYPGKVKLFKTIQAKDLWRKMLSMLFETGHPWLTFKDPCNLRSPQQHVGVVHSSNLCTEITLNTNKDEIAVCNLGSINLPNHIVNGKLDTAKLERTVNTAVRMLDNVIDINYYSVPQAQNSNFKHRPVGLGIMGFQDALYLQHIPYGSDAAVEFADKSMEAVSYYAIQASCDLADERGAYETFQGSLWSKGILPLDSQQILIEQRGQKYIDVDLNESLDWAPVRARVQKGIRNSNIMAIAPTATIANITGVSQSIEPTYQNLYVKSNLSGEFTVINPYLVRDLKARGLWDSVMINDLKYYDGSVQQIERIPQELKELYATAFEVDTKWIVDAASRRQKWIDQAQSLNLYIAGASGKKLDVTYRMAWYRGLKTTYYLRALAATSTEKSTINTGKLNAVSSGGNHGDDSVLAAPAGPAPVPKACAIDEPDCEACQ
- the flgE gene encoding flagellar hook protein FlgE, with product MSFNIGLSGLYAANKQLDVTGNNIANVATTGFKSSRAEFADIYAASKLGTGQNSIGNGVNLAAVSQQFTQGDVNNSGGTLDMAIQGGGFFVQKGSDGSLEYTRNGAFRADKDGYITNNTGTSRLQGYAADADGNIQKGGLTDLQLNLSYLPPKASSKVDSTSNLNSSETAIDQTAHPFDPTKSDSFTTQYSTTLYDTQGNAHPMVQYLVKTDSNTWKSYTLIDGRNPDGSPISGTGTDVKAPVASTLSFDTSGKLTGIVTPPATASNTTLTISDWKPGGLVNGVWTPNGAAANADGVAVNMGNITQYNSATYRNPPTTDGYATGQITGLKIDGSGVLFATFSNQQSKAIGQISLASFNNEQGLQPAGGTTWKETFASGQPGFDTPQVGTLGSIVANSLENSNVNLTNELVDLIKAQSNYQANAKTISTQSTIMQTIIQMT